In the genome of Bradyrhizobium ottawaense, the window GACGCAATCGTAGGGTGGGCAAAGGCGCATCGCGCCGTGCCCACCATCTTTCCAGGATTTGGATAGAGGACGTGGGCACGCTCCGCTTTGCCCACCCTACAGCATGCTATCAAATTTACGATCTCTCGTGCCCCGGACGCGGCGCATCATGCAATGATGCGACGCTGAGCCGGGCCAGTTTTTTGACCGTTGCTGTGTGACGAGATGGGTCCCGGCTCTGCGCAGCAGCGTTACACGCTGCAGCGCGTCCGGGACACGAGGAAGCCTACTTCGCCGCTTCCGCGGCCATCACCGGGCGCACCGGATCGCCTTCGCGCAGGAGCGCGCCGGCGCGGGCGACGACGACATCGCCGTCGTTGAGGCCGTCACGGACCTCGATATTGCCGCCCGACATCAATCCGACCTCGACACGCTTGGTCTCGACGCGGTTGCGGCGGATCACCTGCACCACGGTGCCGGCGGATGAATATTGCACGGCGGTCAGCGGCACCGCGACGTTGCAGCTCTGCCCGGTCTTGATCAGCGCGCGTCCGCTCGCCTTCAGCAGCAGCCGCTTCTGCGAGGAGATGCCGATATAGACCATGCCCTGCTGGATGTTCGGCTCCACGGTCGGACCGATGCGGCGCACCTTGCCGTCGATGTCGCCGGCGCCCGCGATCCGCACGGTCGCCGGCTGATTGACCGCGAGCTTGCGCATGTCGGTGGTCGCCACCAGACCGACGAGATCGTATTCGCTGCGCGCCACGATCGTGAACAAGGCCTCGCCCTTGGCCGAGGCGAAGTTGCCGATCTGGGCGGTCGACGTCGCGATCACGCCCGCCACCGGTGCGGTGACCTGCAGCGTGCCGCCCTCGGGGAGCGCCAGCCGCGCCAGCACCTGGCCGGCGGTGGTGGTGTCGCCGGCTTCGGCCAGCACATCCGTGACCTTGAGGCCCGGACGTTCGGGCCGCACCGAGGTTTCCTCCCGCGCGATGATCGTGCCGGTGGCCTCGACGATGTCGGAGAAGCAGGACTTTGCGACTTTCAGCACCGTGACCGCCGGCCCCCTGGGCGCGTCGTCATCGGCGGCTGCGGCCGGATCGGGACCGAGGATGAGCATGCCGGCGACGGCTGCGGGGCACAGGCTTCGAACGACGGCACGGGGCAAATGACGCATCGGAAATTCCACGGGGGCTATGCCTCCAATCGATAGCAGATGGCAGGGCTGCGGACTACGGCAGCGTTGTCCCAAAAAGGGTGGCCACGCCGCCGCGGGCCGTCGCAGCAAGTCTTTGATTAGTCGCTGGATTGGGCAACAGGTTCGCTTTTCCCGGGCGGGCGCGCCGCGGTCGGCACTACTCCCAAAGTGCCGCCGATCACGGTCTTCTCATCTGCCGGGGGCGCCTGTAAGGAACTAGAATCAGGATGACGCGGCAGGGCGGCCGCACAGCTCATGGTCGAGGCGGGATGCAACGGTTCGTTTGCGAGCAGAATATCGTTCATTTCGAGCGGCTGCTCAATGAAACGGCCGACCCGACGGTCCAGAACACCGTGCGCGCGCTGCTCGCATCGGCCAAGCGCCAGTTGGCGCTGCTGAACTCGGCGGCATCAGGGGCCGATACGACGCCGTTCGAACAGCGCCGGCGGCAGCACGGCGACACCGACACGATCCGGCAGCAATTCCAGCCCGAATTCGATGCCTCCCCGCATCCCTATATGCTGCTGGACCCGGGGCCGGGCCTCGTGATCGTCGACGTCAACGATGCCTATGCAGCCGCGACTTTGACCAGCCGGGCCGAAATCGTCGGCCGCTCGCTGTTCGAGATGTTCCCTGATAATCCCGACGATCCGCTCGCCGATGGCGTCAGCAATCTCTACAGCAGCTTGAGGATCGTCGGCGAAACCGGGCGGGCCCATGCCATGGCGATCCAGCGTTACGACATCCGCGATCCCGGCGGCACCTTCGTCGAGCGTCATTGGCAGCCGATCAACTCGCCGATCCACGACACGACGGGCCGTCTGGTCTATCTGCTGCACCATGTCGAGGACGTCACGGCGCAGGTCACGGCACAGGTCGCGGCGCGGGCCTAAACGGCCCGTCAGCCGCGGCGCTCACCCAGCAGCTTGCCGTTGGCCCGGTCGATCAAATGCAGGCGCGTGCAGGCCGGACAGGACACCGACACATGCGTGCGGTCGGCGGGCTCGTCGCCGAGCCGATGCTGCACGTTCATGCCGGTCTGCGGGCATTTGAAGACGATCTGACGGTCCATGACCGATGATATGACGACAAGGCGCGCCTTCCGAAATTACGGATGATTACGTAGGTCGGCGGCGGCGCCCCTCACGGCAGGTTCAGGAACTCCACCCAGTTCGGCTTCTTGCCGGTGGGGTAGGATTTCAGCCTGGCCAGCGCGCCGCTGCCCTGGTCGATCGCATAGACCGTCATGCTGTCGGAGAGCTCGCCGACCGCGGCGAGGTAGCGCCCCGTGGGATCGATGTGGAAGCCGCGCGGCTGCTTCTCGGTCGGCACGCTGCCGATCGTGGTCAGCTTGCCGCTGGCGGCGTCGACCTTGTAGGCGGTGAGCGTGTTGGTGGTGCGCTCGGAGGCGTAGAGGAAGCGGCCGTCCAGAGTGATGTGGATGTCGGCGGCCCAGGGTTTTCCCGAAAAGCCTTCCGGCAGCGCCGTGGTGCGCTGGATCTCGTCCCAGGCGCCGCTCCTGGCCTCGTAGGTGAATGCGGCGACGTCGCCGTTCAGCTCGTGGATGAGATAGACGAACTTGCCATTGGGGTGGAATACGAAGTGCCGCGGCCCGGATTTCTCCGGCACTTTGTGGGCGGGCGGATCGTTCGGCGTCAGCGTGCCGGTCGTGGCATCGAACGCGAAGCCCAGCACCTGATCGGAGCCGAGATTGGTTGCGAACACGAAGCGGTTGTCGGGCGAGGTCAGGAAGGCGTGCGCGTTCAGCCCGGTCGGGATCACCTGCTTCGGCTCGCCGGCGACGCCGTTGGCGGAAAGCGGATTCAGCGCGACCTTGTTGCCGCCATAGGAGGCGCTGAACAGGAATTTTCCGCTGCGGTCGACGGCGATGTTCGCCATGCTGTCCGCGAGCGGTCCGTTGCCGATAGGACTGAGCTGGCCCGTCTTGGGATCGATCGCAAAGCTGACCGCCTGGAATGGCTGCGAGCGGACACCGGCAATCAGCACGCGGTGGTCGGGCGTGATCGCGAGCGGCGTCGAGGAGCCGGGCTTGTCGACGCCCTTGAAGACGGCCGTCTGCACGGGCGTCATCTCGCCGCTCTCGGTCATCTTGAACACGCTGATGTCGTTGCTGTCGGCGTTGCCGACATAGGCGAAGGTCTCGGCCATGCCGGCGTGGACTCCAGAAATGAGAGTGAGGGCTGCGAACAGGGTGGTGGCGATCGCAGCGCGTGGCGCTTTGGATGCGATGCGTCGGGTCGATCTCAACATGGGCTCCTCCTGAGGGCCGGTCGCGGCCTTGTCGTTTTGCCGGCGAGGATAGCGGGTGGCGCGCCGCCGCACCAAATTCCAGTTGGGATCGATCGATGCCGAAATTGTATCGGTCGCCGGAGAACGGCTACCGCATCGCCGCGGTCCGGGAGGGCAGATGCGGACTGGACGGATGAGCGGGTGGTCCGAGCACAGTCCAGACGGCGACCGCCACCAGAGCGGACGTCAGGATGGTCCAGGTGATGAGTCGTTTCCGCATCTGGTCGAATCCGTCGCTGTCATGAAGCTGCGGGGCACCGGAATCGTGCACTGCAAACCGCGGCAATCCTATGAACTCGTTCACAGGCGAAAACGGCCGGCGCAAGGCGAACCAATGCCGCGCGAGCGCATTGAACCGGCATGCCCCGTGAAAACGATCTCGAAGGTAAGCCCGACATGGGCGGCAAGCATGGCGGTCAGGCCGGCCAGCCCAAGTCGCCACGGCGCCCGCACCAAGGCGAACACGATGAGGACGTCGTGGCAAAGCGCCACACCGGCCAAACCGATCAGGCGTCGCCGCCGACCAAATCAAAATAGCGTCTTGCCGCGCGGTCCTGCCGCGCCTCGTGTTGGGAACCGCGGCATCGCTCTGCCGTTACCCGTTCCCGCAGGCTGAGAGATTGAAAACGGAGGCTGGCTCGTGTTTTGGATTTATTGGAACACCGCCTGGTCGCTGATCATCAGCGGCATCATGGTTGCCACCATCGTCAGCCACCCCGATTCCGAGTTTGTCGAAGTGCAGGCCGCCAGACGGTCGGTGTGAACATCCTGTCCTTGTGGAGTTCGTCGCGGCTCAAATCATGCTGCCCGGCATGAAGCAGCGGATGATGCGAACCAGCCCTTGAGCGGCGAGTTCGCGTATCGGCCGTCGTCGCGAGCCTGCGCGGCGAGGCCCCCTGCTCCCAGGATGTCGGTAGGTGACCCCTAAGCACGTTCTGAGCTGCTGGCGATCACAGCCGGGCTTCTGCCGCCGAGAACAGTCGTTCGCTCCGCGGTCCTGCAGTCTTATACCGCCGACATCGGGTCGACGTGTCCGGAGGGAACGGTTTCGTCTGGTTCTACAGGCAGCGTGAACTGAAAGATGGCGCCCCTCGGTTCATTTGCGCCGGCCCACATCCGTCCGCCGTGCGCCTCGATGATCGAATGGCAGATGGCCAGACCCATGCCCATCCCCTTGGATTTTGTGGTGAAGAAGGGGTCGAAGAGGCGGTCCATCGTCCTCGGGTCCAGTCCCGGACCAGAATCCCGCACGCTGACGAATACGCCGTTCGAGGCAGTTCTGCCGGTGCTGATCAGCAGATCCCGCGCCCCATCGCCCATTCCGCCCATCGCCTCGACTGCATTGATGATCAGGTTGAGGATCACCTGTTGAACCTGGACCCGATCCGCTTGAATCGGTGGAAAGCCCTCCGCAAGTCGCGTCCGCACCAGGACGCCATTCTTGGCCGCTTCGAGACGGGTCAGGGCGATGACCTCAAGTACCACCGCGTTGATCTCCAACGCTACCCTCTGTTGAGGCGCCTTCTTCACCAGGGCCCGGATCCGCCCGATTACATCGCCGGCTCGCAGACCGTCGTTGACGATACAATCGAACATCTGCCGGACCTGCTCCAGATTCGGCGGCTGGGCAGCCAGCCAGGACAATCCGGCCTCGGCATTGGTGACCATCGCCGTGATCGGCTGGCTGACTTCATGGGCGATCGAGGCCGCGAGCTGCCCCATCATGGTGACGCGATTGGCGTGCGCGAGCTCCGCCTGCGCAGAGCGCAAGGCTTCTTCGGCCCGCTTGCGTTCGGTGATGTGCCGCCCGACGCCGCGGTAGCCGACGAAGCGGCCCGTCTTATCGAACACCGGCAGCCCCGAGACGGACACATAGCGCTTGCTGCCGTCGCGTGCCGGCCTAGCGAGCTCAAAATCACGGAACGACAGATGGGCATCGAGCGTTTCCCGGTGCTTGCGCCAGGCCTCTGCGTCAGGCTCAAGGTAAGGCACTTCCCAGCGCGTCTTACCGATCTCCGACTCCGCCGCCGGCGCGTCGACGAGGCTCTCCGCGAATTCCTGGCGGGTAAAGCGATGCTGCGCGTCGGTCTCCCAGTACACGTCGAAGGAGAATTGCACGAGGGTGCGAAAGCGCTCCTCACTCTGGCGCAACGCCTCTTCCGCCCGCTTGCGCTCGGTCAAATCAAGGATGAAGCCAACGCCTTGATTTGTACCCTCTTCGAACATCGCCCCGCCGATTAGCACGGACACACGGCTTCCGTCCTTACGCAAATACTCCTTCTCGAATGGCGCGAGGGTCCCGATCAGCTCCAGCTCCGCAATGTTACGTGCGTCGAGGTCGCGCCATTCCGGCGGCGTCAGCATCGTACGGTGCAGGCGTCTCGCGGCGAGATCCTCGCGGTCGTAACCCACGATACGCAGAAACGCGTCATTGGCCTCAAGTATGCAACCTTCGAGGTTCCAGATCATGACCCCTATGATGTTGGAGTCGACGAGGCGTCGAATCTTCCTGTCGCGCTCCAGGAGATCGCTGTGGAGTTGCACGTTCTCCTCGGTCGCCTTTCTCCGCCGCTTCGTCTCGATCCGCGCGAGCACCATCGCGGTCCCCACCAGGACGGCGCCGATGACGCCGGCTGCGAGGCCAAGCCGCGTCCTGCGTCGTTCGAGGTCCCCGGCGCGCTTCTCCCAACCTACGAGCTGAAAACGCTCAACGTCCTGCAACAGGTCGATTTGCAATCGGATATCGTCCATGCCGCGGATCATTGCCTGGGCCGCCTGCCCGGATACGCGGGCCGCCGTTTTGACGAGGTCGTCGATCTCACGCAGCTTTTCTGAAATGATCAGAGCCAGATGTCCGGCGCGAAAACTCTGTAACGGATCGTTTGCGACCAGAGTCTGGAGCGCCTCAGTCTCCCGTCGTACGCTTTCGTCCGAGACGCCGTAAGCCTTGAGATAAGCCGGGTCGAGGGTGAGCAGATACCCGCTCCTTTCAGTCTCCAGGTCGACGATGATCGTCCGAAGCCGATCAAGGGTGTCAATGACCTGGCCGCTGTGCTCGAGCGAGAGATTGATCGCCTCGCCGTCACGCCAGCTTTGGAGACCGAGCAATCCGGTCACCGCGGACAACGTCAGAAGCGCTGCAATCACAGGGATCAGCGGTCGTGCAAACCATCGCGAAAAGTGGCTCCGAGCAAAAGCTGGCATCGGCTTCGTGTCTTCGGTGACCGCCCGGCGGTCGCGTGATAGAATGGCGGGCAGCGCATGCACGCAACGATAGCACATGCGCGTTGGCGCGGGACCCGGGAACCCAACATTCCCGGCCGCGCATCCCGGC includes:
- a CDS encoding PAS domain S-box protein, with translation MPAFARSHFSRWFARPLIPVIAALLTLSAVTGLLGLQSWRDGEAINLSLEHSGQVIDTLDRLRTIIVDLETERSGYLLTLDPAYLKAYGVSDESVRRETEALQTLVANDPLQSFRAGHLALIISEKLREIDDLVKTAARVSGQAAQAMIRGMDDIRLQIDLLQDVERFQLVGWEKRAGDLERRRTRLGLAAGVIGAVLVGTAMVLARIETKRRRKATEENVQLHSDLLERDRKIRRLVDSNIIGVMIWNLEGCILEANDAFLRIVGYDREDLAARRLHRTMLTPPEWRDLDARNIAELELIGTLAPFEKEYLRKDGSRVSVLIGGAMFEEGTNQGVGFILDLTERKRAEEALRQSEERFRTLVQFSFDVYWETDAQHRFTRQEFAESLVDAPAAESEIGKTRWEVPYLEPDAEAWRKHRETLDAHLSFRDFELARPARDGSKRYVSVSGLPVFDKTGRFVGYRGVGRHITERKRAEEALRSAQAELAHANRVTMMGQLAASIAHEVSQPITAMVTNAEAGLSWLAAQPPNLEQVRQMFDCIVNDGLRAGDVIGRIRALVKKAPQQRVALEINAVVLEVIALTRLEAAKNGVLVRTRLAEGFPPIQADRVQVQQVILNLIINAVEAMGGMGDGARDLLISTGRTASNGVFVSVRDSGPGLDPRTMDRLFDPFFTTKSKGMGMGLAICHSIIEAHGGRMWAGANEPRGAIFQFTLPVEPDETVPSGHVDPMSAV
- a CDS encoding PAS domain-containing protein — its product is MQRFVCEQNIVHFERLLNETADPTVQNTVRALLASAKRQLALLNSAASGADTTPFEQRRRQHGDTDTIRQQFQPEFDASPHPYMLLDPGPGLVIVDVNDAYAAATLTSRAEIVGRSLFEMFPDNPDDPLADGVSNLYSSLRIVGETGRAHAMAIQRYDIRDPGGTFVERHWQPINSPIHDTTGRLVYLLHHVEDVTAQVTAQVAARA
- a CDS encoding efflux RND transporter periplasmic adaptor subunit, with amino-acid sequence MRHLPRAVVRSLCPAAVAGMLILGPDPAAAADDDAPRGPAVTVLKVAKSCFSDIVEATGTIIAREETSVRPERPGLKVTDVLAEAGDTTTAGQVLARLALPEGGTLQVTAPVAGVIATSTAQIGNFASAKGEALFTIVARSEYDLVGLVATTDMRKLAVNQPATVRIAGAGDIDGKVRRIGPTVEPNIQQGMVYIGISSQKRLLLKASGRALIKTGQSCNVAVPLTAVQYSSAGTVVQVIRRNRVETKRVEVGLMSGGNIEVRDGLNDGDVVVARAGALLREGDPVRPVMAAEAAK
- a CDS encoding lactonase family protein; this translates as MLRSTRRIASKAPRAAIATTLFAALTLISGVHAGMAETFAYVGNADSNDISVFKMTESGEMTPVQTAVFKGVDKPGSSTPLAITPDHRVLIAGVRSQPFQAVSFAIDPKTGQLSPIGNGPLADSMANIAVDRSGKFLFSASYGGNKVALNPLSANGVAGEPKQVIPTGLNAHAFLTSPDNRFVFATNLGSDQVLGFAFDATTGTLTPNDPPAHKVPEKSGPRHFVFHPNGKFVYLIHELNGDVAAFTYEARSGAWDEIQRTTALPEGFSGKPWAADIHITLDGRFLYASERTTNTLTAYKVDAASGKLTTIGSVPTEKQPRGFHIDPTGRYLAAVGELSDSMTVYAIDQGSGALARLKSYPTGKKPNWVEFLNLP